The Sphingosinithalassobacter sp. CS137 genome includes a region encoding these proteins:
- the kdsA gene encoding 3-deoxy-8-phosphooctulonate synthase → MKTVKLGAIEIANDRPFVLVAGPCAMESRAHAFEMADALTGMCAELGIGLIYKSSFDKGNRTSIDAPRGIGMAPALDVFAELRARYGCPVLTDVHEAGQCAAVAEAVDVLQIPAFLCRQTDLLVAAAQTGRAINVKKGQFLAPRDMKHVADKIAASGNENIILCERGASFGYNTLVSDMRALPILAETGYPVMFDATHSVQQPGGQGTSSGGQREFVAPLARAAVAVGVAAVFIETHQDPDSAPSDGPNMVPLRDMPALLRQLKAFDGLVKQRA, encoded by the coding sequence ATGAAGACCGTGAAGCTGGGCGCGATCGAAATCGCCAACGACAGGCCGTTCGTGCTCGTCGCCGGTCCGTGCGCGATGGAAAGCCGCGCGCATGCGTTCGAAATGGCCGATGCGCTGACCGGCATGTGCGCCGAGCTGGGGATCGGGCTGATCTACAAGAGCTCGTTCGACAAGGGCAACCGGACGTCGATCGATGCGCCGCGCGGTATCGGAATGGCGCCCGCGTTGGACGTGTTTGCCGAACTGCGTGCGCGCTACGGATGTCCGGTCCTCACCGACGTGCACGAGGCGGGGCAGTGCGCCGCCGTCGCCGAGGCGGTCGACGTGCTGCAGATTCCCGCCTTCCTGTGCCGCCAGACCGACCTGCTGGTTGCGGCCGCGCAAACCGGCCGGGCGATCAACGTCAAGAAGGGGCAGTTCCTCGCGCCGCGGGACATGAAGCATGTCGCCGACAAGATCGCCGCATCGGGCAACGAGAACATCATCCTGTGCGAGCGGGGAGCGAGCTTCGGCTACAACACGCTGGTGAGCGACATGCGGGCGCTGCCGATCCTGGCGGAAACCGGCTATCCGGTGATGTTCGACGCCACCCACTCGGTGCAGCAGCCGGGCGGGCAGGGGACCAGCTCGGGCGGCCAGCGGGAATTCGTGGCGCCGCTCGCACGCGCTGCCGTCGCGGTGGGCGTGGCTGCGGTGTTCATCGAGACGCATCAGGATCCCGACAGCGCCCCGAGCGACGGGCCGAACATGGTCCCGCTGCGCGACATGCCGGCGCTGCTGCGCCAGCTCAAGGCGTTCGACGGCCTCGTCAAGCAGAGGGCCTGA
- a CDS encoding S10 family serine carboxypeptidase-like protein, which produces MRGLGLTMAAGLALAGCTTARTEPQSAAAAAALPECTSGAVGTRQTAAIGGSEMAYRVCAGTLAVRDAAGVLLAELFYTAYLATPKAGHTRPISFVWNGGPGADSRLLHFHALGPKTLEDGALADNSASPLAASDLVFLDPAGTGFSRPASDAAAARLYSTTGDLAATAAFIRAFREAYGRAAAPLYLIGESFGTWRAAGVAEMLIDDGVDVAGMALISGGIPLGEESDRPLMRALSLPNRTATALALGRLDPALQAEPEATLAAAERWARAVWYPALRDPAALSSDARAEVIAGLARYHGLPPERIDAETLWISPRDFRTGLLAERGVTLDIFDMRETRAEDAAAQAAEERAVIAYYRETLGVRDGAYAGIEVDPLPVGADWGYDQAPITEESLARAIAGEGPPSPSQPWTLRAMRKAPALRTWVAAGLYDSLNSCAANAATVAALPADIAARITLRCYPGGHMMYDAEGQAERFGSELSAFLAPESSDP; this is translated from the coding sequence ATGCGAGGCTTGGGTCTGACGATGGCGGCGGGACTCGCGCTGGCGGGCTGCACCACGGCGCGAACCGAGCCGCAGTCGGCAGCTGCAGCGGCGGCGCTCCCGGAATGTACCTCCGGGGCGGTGGGCACACGGCAGACCGCGGCGATCGGCGGCAGCGAAATGGCATACCGCGTCTGTGCCGGTACGCTGGCGGTGCGCGACGCAGCGGGGGTGCTGCTCGCCGAGCTTTTCTACACCGCCTATCTTGCGACCCCGAAAGCCGGGCACACGCGGCCGATCAGCTTCGTCTGGAACGGCGGACCCGGCGCGGATTCGCGGTTGCTGCATTTTCACGCGCTGGGCCCGAAGACGCTCGAGGACGGTGCGCTTGCGGACAATTCCGCCAGCCCGCTCGCCGCGAGCGACCTGGTATTCCTCGACCCGGCGGGAACAGGCTTCAGCCGTCCGGCGTCCGATGCCGCCGCCGCCCGGCTCTATTCGACGACGGGCGATCTCGCCGCGACAGCTGCCTTCATCCGCGCCTTCCGTGAGGCCTATGGCCGCGCGGCGGCGCCGCTCTATCTGATCGGTGAGAGCTTCGGCACCTGGCGCGCCGCCGGAGTGGCCGAAATGCTGATCGACGACGGCGTTGACGTGGCGGGCATGGCGCTGATCTCGGGCGGGATCCCCTTGGGCGAGGAGAGCGACCGGCCGCTGATGCGCGCACTTTCGCTGCCCAATCGCACCGCGACGGCGCTCGCGCTCGGCCGGCTCGACCCGGCGCTGCAGGCGGAGCCCGAAGCGACGCTGGCAGCGGCCGAACGCTGGGCCCGCGCGGTCTGGTATCCGGCGCTGCGCGATCCGGCGGCGCTTTCGAGCGACGCGCGGGCCGAAGTGATCGCGGGGCTGGCGCGCTATCACGGCCTGCCGCCCGAGCGAATCGATGCCGAGACGCTGTGGATCTCGCCGCGCGACTTTCGTACCGGCCTCCTCGCCGAACGCGGTGTGACGCTCGACATCTTCGACATGCGCGAGACGCGCGCGGAGGATGCGGCCGCGCAAGCGGCGGAGGAGCGCGCGGTGATCGCCTATTACCGTGAGACGCTGGGGGTTCGCGACGGCGCCTATGCCGGGATCGAAGTCGATCCGCTGCCGGTGGGCGCGGATTGGGGCTATGATCAGGCGCCGATCACCGAGGAATCGCTCGCCCGTGCAATCGCGGGAGAGGGGCCGCCCAGCCCGTCGCAACCCTGGACGCTGCGCGCGATGCGGAAGGCGCCGGCGCTTCGGACCTGGGTCGCCGCGGGGCTGTACGATTCGCTGAACAGCTGCGCCGCGAACGCTGCGACGGTTGCGGCATTGCCGGCGGATATTGCGGCGCGCATCACGCTGCGCTGCTATCCTGGCGGACATATGATGTACGACGCCGAAGGGCAGGCCGAACGATTCGGCAGCGAACTCTCGGCGTTTCTGGCCCCCGAGAGCTCCGATCCGTGA
- a CDS encoding S10 family serine carboxypeptidase-like protein, with the protein MPLRIATRLLPLALAAAAIQPAAAQDPNLPMPPAFLRAMEPMVPRTEATARVVTTQHRGVFNGTPVAYDAIVTEQPIANAQGVPAAVAVSFGYVARDVPNRARRPVVFVFNGGPGASSSPLHMNAFGPRRIVGEGEAAALADNPYSLLDVADLVFIDPPGTGVSMPVEGADASSLFGVSGDAAAVTTMIRQWLEANGRTQSPVVLVGESYGTARALAVLNAQMEAGQPLPQGVALLSLAIGGSSGPLASELVLFPTLAAVAWYHEAIDRRGRTAQEHFAEALEFARTEYLPALARGVDLPDAERQRVAEGMAALIGIPAEQLAQAGLQLDKQRFMLELLGERGLRTGQLDARVTRAIAESNFHPPFDDPSMTLGTETGRLIARYLEDELGYPLPSEYRSLNLGINFKWDWSGVGGSYQSADFAPFLVRAMAEKPELRVFTGGGIYDITTPPQAGIFALDQAGIPRDRRSTHLYAAGHSVFEDGAGLEALSTDLRRFLRELD; encoded by the coding sequence ATGCCGCTTCGCATCGCCACACGCCTGTTGCCGCTCGCGCTCGCCGCAGCCGCGATCCAGCCCGCCGCCGCGCAGGACCCCAACCTGCCGATGCCGCCCGCCTTCCTGCGCGCGATGGAGCCGATGGTGCCGCGCACCGAGGCCACCGCCCGCGTCGTGACGACGCAACACCGCGGCGTCTTCAACGGAACGCCGGTCGCCTATGACGCAATCGTCACCGAACAGCCGATCGCGAACGCGCAGGGCGTGCCGGCGGCGGTGGCGGTCAGCTTCGGCTATGTCGCGCGCGACGTGCCGAACCGCGCTCGCCGCCCGGTCGTGTTCGTCTTCAACGGCGGCCCCGGCGCGTCCTCCTCGCCGCTGCACATGAACGCGTTCGGCCCGCGCCGCATCGTCGGCGAAGGCGAGGCGGCGGCGCTGGCGGACAATCCCTACAGTCTTCTCGACGTGGCCGATCTCGTCTTCATCGACCCGCCGGGCACGGGCGTCAGCATGCCGGTGGAGGGCGCGGACGCGAGCAGCCTGTTCGGCGTGAGCGGCGACGCCGCCGCGGTGACGACGATGATCAGGCAGTGGCTCGAAGCCAATGGCCGGACGCAATCGCCGGTGGTGCTGGTAGGCGAAAGCTACGGCACCGCGCGCGCCCTTGCCGTGCTCAACGCGCAGATGGAGGCGGGGCAGCCCTTGCCCCAGGGCGTCGCGCTCCTCTCGCTTGCGATCGGCGGCTCGTCAGGCCCGCTCGCGTCCGAGCTGGTGCTCTTCCCCACGCTGGCGGCGGTCGCCTGGTATCACGAGGCGATCGACCGGCGCGGCCGCACCGCGCAGGAGCATTTCGCCGAGGCGCTCGAGTTCGCGCGCACCGAATATCTCCCTGCGCTCGCGCGCGGAGTGGACCTGCCCGATGCCGAGCGGCAGCGCGTCGCCGAGGGCATGGCGGCGCTGATCGGCATTCCGGCCGAGCAGCTGGCGCAGGCGGGGCTGCAACTCGACAAGCAGCGCTTCATGCTCGAGCTGCTCGGCGAGCGCGGATTGCGCACCGGCCAGCTCGACGCCCGCGTGACCCGGGCGATCGCCGAGTCCAACTTCCACCCGCCGTTCGACGACCCGTCGATGACCCTCGGCACCGAAACCGGCCGGCTGATCGCCCGCTATCTGGAGGACGAGCTCGGCTATCCGCTTCCCAGCGAATACCGAAGCCTCAATCTCGGCATCAATTTCAAATGGGACTGGAGCGGCGTCGGCGGCTCCTACCAGTCGGCGGATTTCGCGCCGTTCCTGGTGCGCGCGATGGCGGAGAAGCCCGAGCTGCGGGTGTTCACCGGCGGCGGCATCTACGACATCACGACGCCGCCGCAAGCGGGCATCTTCGCGCTCGATCAGGCGGGCATTCCACGCGACCGGCGCAGCACGCACCTCTATGCCGCGGGACATTCGGTGTTCGAGGACGGGGCTGGGCTGGAGGCGCTGAGCACCGATCTGCGCCGCTTTCTTCGGGAGCTCGACTGA
- a CDS encoding inositol monophosphatase family protein has product MTKRLSEEVADLIRAVAAREIAPRYRALHAHEIEEKGPGDPVTAADHAVETALAEGLLALVPEALFVGEERCARAPELLDRLGEGLVWVVDPVDGTGNFAAGRAPFAVMVALLRDGITIASWIHDPLSGRMMIAERGGGAWCDGRRLDSAAAARSDPAELAGIVSSFAMPEAKRDAVAALTAGVAEIVPTLRCAGHEYPLVALGERDFALYWRTLVWDHAAGALLLKEAGGVVERLDGTTYRPGSTETGILLARSRAVADAVHLLLRRGQAGR; this is encoded by the coding sequence ATGACGAAGCGGCTATCCGAGGAGGTTGCGGACCTGATCCGCGCAGTTGCGGCGCGCGAGATCGCGCCCCGGTACCGCGCGCTGCACGCGCACGAGATCGAGGAGAAGGGCCCGGGCGACCCGGTGACCGCGGCCGATCACGCCGTTGAAACTGCGCTTGCCGAAGGGCTGCTGGCGCTGGTGCCCGAGGCGCTGTTCGTCGGCGAGGAACGCTGCGCGCGTGCGCCCGAACTACTCGATCGGCTGGGCGAGGGATTGGTCTGGGTCGTCGATCCGGTCGACGGCACCGGCAATTTCGCCGCCGGGCGCGCGCCCTTCGCGGTGATGGTCGCGCTGCTCCGCGACGGCATCACGATCGCTTCGTGGATTCACGATCCGCTGAGCGGCCGAATGATGATCGCCGAGCGCGGCGGTGGAGCATGGTGTGACGGTCGACGGCTCGACTCCGCCGCCGCTGCCCGGTCGGACCCGGCCGAGCTCGCCGGCATCGTCAGCAGCTTCGCCATGCCCGAGGCGAAGCGAGATGCGGTAGCTGCGCTCACCGCCGGCGTCGCAGAGATCGTTCCGACGCTGCGCTGCGCAGGACACGAATACCCGCTGGTGGCGCTGGGCGAGCGGGACTTCGCGCTCTACTGGCGCACGCTCGTCTGGGATCATGCGGCCGGAGCGTTACTGCTCAAAGAAGCCGGCGGCGTGGTCGAACGGCTCGACGGAACCACCTATCGCCCGGGCTCCACCGAAACCGGCATCCTGCTCGCGCGCAGTCGCGCCGTTGCCGACGCAGTGCACCTGCTCCTGCGCCGCGGCCAGGCGGGGCGCTGA
- a CDS encoding aminotransferase class V-fold PLP-dependent enzyme, whose product MSGGFSRRTLLAGAGTLPVALGAGARLGGQALPDKTSFAPMPGVYLDSGTMHPVPLGARQAVQAYHDARAAARSYPTHEAEERAKASFAQLINATPAEIAFVQSTTAGEQLVIDSLGIPASGGRIVTDTLHFFGSFYLYQELAKRGMDVAWLRPVDGRIDVAAYERAITHDTRLVSLSLVSTYNGFEHDLAAICAIAHARGARVYADIIHAAGTVPIDVRASGVDFAASASYKWLMGDFGLGFLYARADRLAEIERPRFGYYQVARFEPHVYPFDPPGETIADIAPREDAQGHFAMGTHSHAVAVQLDWSLRHLLALGIERIVAHRMPMLARLHEALPRKGYRVATPPECRAPLFTCVLEGAHARLSEPLEQAGVKITLSRNRFRVCPSHFNDMDDIERLIDALPNV is encoded by the coding sequence ATGAGCGGCGGATTCTCCCGTCGCACCCTGCTCGCGGGCGCGGGCACGCTGCCCGTCGCGCTGGGCGCAGGCGCGCGGCTCGGCGGCCAGGCGCTGCCGGACAAGACAAGCTTCGCGCCGATGCCGGGCGTATATCTCGATTCGGGCACGATGCACCCGGTGCCGCTCGGCGCGCGCCAGGCGGTCCAGGCCTATCACGACGCGCGCGCCGCAGCCCGCTCCTATCCTACCCACGAGGCGGAAGAACGCGCAAAAGCCAGCTTCGCGCAGCTGATCAATGCCACTCCCGCCGAAATCGCGTTCGTTCAGAGCACCACCGCCGGCGAGCAGCTGGTGATCGACTCGCTCGGCATTCCCGCGTCGGGCGGCCGGATCGTCACCGACACGCTGCACTTCTTCGGCTCCTTCTATCTCTATCAGGAGCTGGCGAAGCGCGGCATGGACGTCGCCTGGCTGCGCCCCGTCGACGGCCGCATCGACGTGGCGGCCTATGAGCGCGCGATCACGCACGACACGCGACTGGTGAGCCTGTCGCTGGTCTCCACCTATAACGGCTTCGAGCACGATCTCGCCGCAATCTGCGCGATCGCCCATGCGCGTGGTGCGCGCGTCTATGCCGACATCATCCATGCCGCCGGCACCGTGCCGATCGACGTGCGCGCGAGCGGCGTCGATTTCGCCGCGAGCGCCAGCTACAAATGGCTGATGGGCGATTTCGGCCTGGGCTTCCTCTATGCCCGCGCCGACCGGCTGGCCGAGATCGAGCGGCCGCGCTTCGGCTATTATCAGGTCGCGCGTTTCGAGCCGCACGTCTATCCGTTCGATCCGCCCGGCGAGACGATCGCCGACATCGCGCCGCGCGAAGACGCGCAGGGGCATTTCGCAATGGGCACCCATTCGCATGCGGTGGCGGTACAGCTCGACTGGTCGCTGCGGCACCTGCTCGCGCTGGGGATCGAGCGGATCGTGGCGCATCGCATGCCGATGCTCGCCCGGCTGCACGAAGCACTGCCGCGCAAGGGTTATCGCGTGGCGACACCGCCGGAATGCCGCGCGCCGCTGTTCACCTGCGTTCTCGAGGGAGCCCATGCCCGCCTCTCCGAGCCGCTCGAGCAGGCGGGCGTGAAGATCACGCTGTCGCGCAATCGCTTCCGCGTCTGCCCGTCGCATTTCAACGACATGGACGACATCGAACGCCTGATCGACGCGCTGCCGAACGTGTGA
- a CDS encoding TonB-dependent receptor domain-containing protein, whose product MIDRGTGNFGRWMASTALLTLFAGAAPALAQTAEPLPAQAEPIPASDEIVVTGSRIRRDPSDETAPRLVVDEQVVEDRGYLNAAQALNELTSNSPQLGQADASGESSGSGQQFPNLFGLGSGRTLTLVNGRRMVTSSSGLGDAQVDANIIPLGLLERVEVVQGGGAAVYGSDAIAGVVNYVLKTDFEGIELDAQSGISSRGDYGTYSLRATVGSNFGDGRGNIAADIGWSQSPVLRFADRPLSNLARLTVSNPDDTGPNDGIPSVRELLEAHFWEFNRNGVIFNTPAPFTRFLTSLNGTPLQFGADGTPVPFDPGTNVGIPFASGGDGFRYSDLVGLRTGVERFTGTVIGSYELTDRIRFSTELLYARTEGEEIPQGQSRTILNFGTYAGPVIFTINNPFLTDQARSILSAANPGFGAGAPLFLSKYFYDLTPSNTQTTRTDTYRAVAGLDGDFDLGWRNFYWSVSGSYARVEGAQRRWEVSNARYNNAINAVRSGGSIVCAINADASTANDDPACAPINPFGDGNVSAEARDYVSVRAGLDYVNEQVDLLATLGGDVVMLPGGTAKFSIAYEHRDESVAFTPLEANQQGLFAGGTREQPQSGGYNTDELSGELLIPIVGRDMGVPLIRTLELSAAGRLVDNSIAGSENVWDLGLRWQPVDGVTLRGSRSRNFRAPTLAQLFTPASDTLGAVGRDPCDADRITSGPNPEVRYANCLAAFEANPGYGVEADGTNAGLSAAQRLANFQDPAENFNRATITAGGNADLRNEISDTWTYGIVLQPAFVPGLTISADRIEIDLEDGLSPFTTEDFTAACYDNTDPDPAVCDAFTRLAASDGVSPGGTIVTGTTTTFNAGVVRYRGEVYMIDYRFEPGNLGQFGIRLSATHNDLLTTSVTGETFTRTDNTYLKPEWEGKLNIDYASGPFRLSYQAYYLDETKAAADATIENNPNPILDSNLTHSISAQVDAGAMTFRAGVDNFTDEEPSYPQIAYGDILGRRFWVGAKLRFR is encoded by the coding sequence ATGATCGACCGGGGGACGGGCAACTTCGGGCGCTGGATGGCATCGACGGCGTTGCTGACGCTGTTCGCGGGTGCCGCGCCGGCGCTGGCGCAGACCGCCGAGCCACTGCCGGCGCAGGCCGAACCGATCCCTGCGAGCGACGAGATCGTCGTGACCGGGTCGCGCATCCGCCGCGATCCTTCGGACGAGACGGCGCCGCGGCTCGTCGTCGACGAGCAGGTGGTCGAGGATCGCGGCTATCTGAACGCGGCTCAGGCACTCAACGAGCTCACTTCGAACTCGCCGCAGCTCGGCCAGGCCGATGCGAGCGGCGAATCGAGCGGGTCCGGACAGCAGTTCCCCAATTTGTTCGGGCTGGGTTCGGGGCGCACGCTGACGCTGGTCAACGGACGCCGCATGGTTACCAGTTCCTCGGGGCTCGGTGACGCGCAGGTCGACGCGAATATCATTCCGCTCGGGCTGCTCGAACGCGTCGAGGTAGTTCAGGGCGGCGGCGCTGCGGTCTATGGCTCTGATGCGATCGCAGGCGTCGTGAACTATGTTCTCAAGACCGACTTCGAAGGCATCGAGCTCGACGCGCAGAGCGGCATCTCGTCGCGCGGCGACTATGGCACCTACAGCCTGCGCGCCACCGTCGGCAGCAATTTCGGCGACGGTCGCGGCAACATCGCCGCCGATATCGGCTGGTCGCAGTCGCCGGTGCTGCGCTTCGCGGATCGGCCGCTGTCGAACCTCGCGCGGCTTACCGTCAGCAATCCGGACGACACCGGGCCGAACGACGGCATCCCTTCGGTTCGCGAGCTGCTCGAGGCGCATTTCTGGGAGTTCAACCGCAACGGCGTGATCTTCAACACGCCTGCGCCGTTCACGCGCTTCCTCACCAGTCTGAACGGTACCCCGCTCCAGTTCGGGGCCGATGGCACGCCGGTTCCCTTCGACCCGGGTACCAACGTCGGCATTCCCTTCGCGAGTGGTGGCGATGGCTTCCGCTACTCCGATCTGGTCGGGCTGCGGACCGGTGTCGAGCGCTTCACCGGGACGGTGATCGGCAGCTACGAACTGACCGACCGGATCCGCTTCTCGACCGAACTGCTCTATGCCCGCACCGAGGGCGAGGAGATCCCGCAGGGGCAGAGCCGGACGATCCTGAACTTCGGCACCTACGCCGGGCCGGTGATCTTCACGATCAACAATCCGTTCCTCACCGATCAGGCGCGGTCGATCCTCAGCGCCGCAAATCCCGGCTTCGGCGCCGGAGCGCCGCTGTTCCTCTCGAAATATTTCTACGATCTCACGCCCTCGAACACCCAGACGACCCGAACCGACACCTATCGCGCGGTCGCCGGGCTGGACGGCGACTTCGATCTGGGCTGGCGGAACTTCTACTGGTCGGTCTCGGGCAGCTATGCTCGGGTCGAGGGTGCGCAGCGCCGCTGGGAGGTCAGCAACGCGCGATACAACAACGCGATCAACGCGGTCCGCTCGGGCGGCTCGATCGTCTGTGCGATCAACGCCGACGCCAGCACCGCGAACGACGATCCCGCCTGCGCGCCGATCAATCCGTTCGGCGACGGCAACGTCAGTGCGGAGGCGCGCGACTATGTCAGCGTTCGCGCCGGTCTCGACTATGTGAACGAGCAGGTCGACCTGCTCGCCACGCTGGGCGGCGACGTGGTGATGCTGCCGGGCGGAACGGCCAAGTTCAGCATCGCCTATGAGCATCGCGACGAGAGCGTCGCCTTCACTCCGCTCGAAGCCAACCAGCAAGGCCTGTTCGCCGGCGGCACGCGCGAGCAGCCGCAATCGGGCGGCTATAATACCGACGAGCTTTCCGGCGAACTGCTGATCCCGATCGTCGGGCGCGACATGGGCGTGCCGCTGATCCGCACGCTCGAGCTGAGCGCTGCCGGCCGTCTGGTCGACAATTCGATTGCGGGCAGCGAGAATGTCTGGGATCTCGGCCTGCGCTGGCAGCCCGTCGACGGCGTGACGCTGCGCGGATCGCGCAGCCGCAACTTCCGCGCGCCGACGCTGGCACAGCTGTTCACGCCGGCGAGCGACACGCTCGGTGCGGTCGGACGCGACCCCTGCGATGCCGACCGGATCACCAGCGGTCCCAACCCCGAGGTGCGCTACGCCAACTGCCTTGCCGCGTTCGAAGCCAATCCGGGCTACGGCGTCGAGGCCGACGGCACCAACGCCGGGCTCAGCGCGGCGCAGCGGCTCGCGAACTTCCAGGATCCCGCCGAGAACTTCAACCGCGCAACGATCACGGCCGGCGGCAACGCCGATCTGCGCAACGAGATCTCGGACACCTGGACCTATGGCATCGTGCTCCAGCCGGCGTTCGTGCCGGGGTTGACGATCAGTGCCGATCGCATCGAGATCGACCTGGAGGACGGACTCTCGCCGTTCACGACCGAGGATTTCACGGCCGCCTGCTACGACAATACCGATCCCGATCCGGCGGTCTGCGATGCCTTTACTCGGCTCGCCGCGTCGGACGGCGTGAGCCCCGGCGGCACGATCGTGACGGGCACGACGACGACCTTCAATGCCGGCGTCGTCCGCTATCGCGGCGAAGTCTATATGATCGACTATCGCTTCGAACCGGGCAATCTCGGCCAGTTCGGCATCCGCCTTTCGGCCACGCACAACGACCTGCTGACCACTTCGGTGACCGGCGAGACCTTCACCCGGACCGACAACACCTATCTGAAGCCTGAGTGGGAAGGGAAGCTCAACATCGATTATGCGAGCGGACCGTTCCGGCTCAGCTACCAAGCCTATTATCTCGACGAGACCAAGGCCGCTGCCGATGCGACGATCGAGAATAATCCGAACCCGATCCTCGACAGCAACCTGACGCACAGCATCTCGGCGCAGGTCGATGCCGGCGCGATGACCTTCCGCGCCGGGGTGGACAACTTCACCGACGAGGAGCCGTCGTACCCGCAGATCGCCTATGGCGACATTCTTGGCCGGCGCTTTTGGGTCGGCGCCAAGCTGCGGTTCCGCTGA
- a CDS encoding cytidylyltransferase domain-containing protein — protein MNIVAFIPAKGTSERVAGKNTRVLDGEHLFKRKLRQALDCPAISEVCLDTESDALAELASDLPVSRLVRPAELATNATDGHALFAWECAQRPDADLWVQLLCTAPFITADTIARAIAALLADPEADSLVGVSRAKQYCWNGQTPAYGTGRVPNSVDLPATVVEAMSLYIVRRTGNAPATRRFGTKPILFDLDPLEQIDIDHDSDLAIAETVAAGLRAAEVTRFRAMRSHLSSSILSDISKERGMRVVLPSALRPTSGGKLLGRAKTLELTALAQRPDRAPGGAWNGIYDALQSYRFVRPGDVIMVATDVPEHAYFGDLNANLAIRSGAVGAVIDGSTRDTADVRALGLPVFARNQTCDDIKYEGTVKAMNRPITMGGIRICNDDVVFADEDGVIVIPRADWPAIEEAAWEMLSNEARIRMQAARGRDVNAILDECGLF, from the coding sequence ATGAACATCGTTGCCTTCATCCCCGCCAAGGGAACCAGCGAGCGCGTCGCCGGAAAGAACACGCGCGTCCTCGACGGCGAGCATCTCTTCAAGCGCAAGCTGCGCCAGGCGCTCGACTGCCCGGCGATCAGCGAAGTGTGCCTCGACACCGAAAGCGACGCACTGGCCGAGCTCGCTAGCGATCTGCCTGTTTCGCGGCTGGTTCGCCCGGCGGAGCTCGCCACCAACGCCACCGACGGCCATGCGCTGTTCGCGTGGGAGTGCGCGCAGCGGCCCGACGCTGATCTGTGGGTGCAGCTGCTGTGCACCGCTCCCTTCATCACTGCCGACACCATCGCGCGCGCGATCGCGGCGCTGCTCGCCGATCCGGAGGCAGACAGCCTCGTCGGAGTGAGCCGGGCGAAGCAATATTGCTGGAACGGCCAGACACCCGCCTATGGCACCGGCCGAGTCCCCAACAGTGTCGATCTTCCCGCCACGGTGGTCGAGGCGATGAGCCTCTATATCGTGCGGCGCACCGGCAACGCACCCGCTACTCGCCGCTTCGGCACCAAACCGATTCTGTTCGATCTCGACCCGCTCGAGCAGATCGACATCGACCATGACAGCGATCTTGCGATCGCCGAGACGGTCGCTGCGGGGCTGCGCGCCGCCGAAGTGACACGTTTCCGCGCGATGCGCTCGCATCTCAGCTCGTCGATCCTGTCGGACATCTCGAAGGAGCGCGGCATGCGGGTGGTGCTCCCCTCGGCGCTCCGGCCGACGAGCGGCGGCAAGCTGCTGGGGCGTGCCAAGACGCTCGAGCTGACGGCGCTCGCGCAACGGCCCGACCGCGCACCCGGAGGCGCATGGAACGGGATCTACGATGCGCTGCAATCCTATCGCTTCGTGCGGCCGGGGGACGTGATCATGGTCGCCACAGACGTTCCTGAACACGCCTATTTCGGCGATCTCAACGCCAATCTCGCGATCCGTTCGGGCGCGGTGGGGGCGGTGATCGACGGTTCGACTCGCGACACAGCCGATGTGCGGGCGCTGGGCCTGCCGGTCTTCGCGCGCAACCAGACCTGCGACGACATCAAGTATGAAGGCACGGTCAAGGCGATGAACCGGCCGATCACCATGGGCGGCATCCGCATCTGCAACGACGATGTCGTGTTCGCCGACGAGGACGGCGTGATCGTCATTCCCCGCGCCGACTGGCCCGCGATCGAGGAAGCCGCGTGGGAGATGCTCTCGAACGAGGCGCGCATCCGCATGCAGGCCGCGCGGGGGCGGGACGTGAACGCGATCCTCGACGAATGCGGGCTGTTTTGA